The following coding sequences lie in one Lolium perenne isolate Kyuss_39 chromosome 2, Kyuss_2.0, whole genome shotgun sequence genomic window:
- the LOC127330776 gene encoding uncharacterized protein has translation MVAGEGKKHGRYMIGGSLLSTTSVPTLHQIKARRTSSSPAIRSHPAPMQLEIQAQVAEERRLMDERVKEALVEKERQMEAKFAERMHTYLAGYCASAGLPPPPPAPTAQTHSLHTPEGGASNDHRTTGASDNNDPLGSSQQF, from the exons ATGGTGGCGGGAGAAGGCAAGAAACATGGCCGGTACATGATTGGGGGCAGCCTCCTCTCCACAACATCCGTTCCCACTCTCCATCAGATCAAGGCTCGACGGACGAGCTCAAGTCCTGCTATACGTTCTCACCCCGCACCTATGCAGCTTGAGATCCAG GCCCAAGTggcagaagagaggcgtcttatgGACGAGAGGGTAAAGGAGGCATTGGTGGAGAAAGAACGACAAATGGAGGCGAAGTTTGCAGAGCGGATGCACACTTATCTTGCG GGTTATTGTGCTTCAGCTGGTTTGCCCCCTCCGCCACCGGCTCCTACTGCGCAGACTCATTCTCTGCACACTCCAGAAGGCGGTGCATCGAATGATCATAGAACTACAGGTGCAAGCGACAACAACGACCCACTTGGGTCTTCTCAGCAGTTCTGA